One region of Thunnus albacares chromosome 20, fThuAlb1.1, whole genome shotgun sequence genomic DNA includes:
- the slc38a10 gene encoding putative sodium-coupled neutral amino acid transporter 10 isoform X4: MVLSSFKHGLLSGWWLGQVNVVRWEGVFRCLPICGMAFACQSQVLPTYDSLDEPSVKRMSTIFTSALNVVTIFYITVGFFGYVSFTENIAGNVLMNFPSNLVTEMIRVGFMMSVAVGFPMMILPCRQAINTMLFEQQQKDGTFAAGGYMPPLRFKMITLCIVFGTMLGGILIPNVETILGLTGATMGSLICFICPALIYRKIQKNGIISQLVLWVGLGILLVSTFTTLSISARSPGVKVQAPPPPAPDKNNLPLPDLPQLHDMPPNKKPVEIEKPDLPADEVVQPVKRDPVEPPQIKGPVEQPEKKKEEEVQLDRPDAGVAVPEAEAHRHEPPIPHDEVQVDTRKNNAELEEDNKQPVNPAGGGEEEPNRDEEHAVEEEGKKEAKDEEKLKPVQAVVRKEEVDIGGGEVLSNEVLEKPVGEAGKKRDVPALKEAEKLDPLKDAGNAAAVGEQVDKVDKAVVAVGKIPPPEGEHRPVADDPPAADSKDAADEKMEVIKKLVAEGQLDHAVLLQVIKQQQEQQKRLLDQQEKLLAVIEEQHKEFHQKQPAGAAQEGETEKGIQEHLEAMEGGAAKPKDSGLASELKQPKDEAGAVEPHAAMAQNQAQVGDKAAEVGDVKVVAPAAYKEDDPANPVVPGGESHKQIELGARGVPLGKKKPDDRQLVPQNEQVAQLKHEESNLDEEKEKIKNEIIENEVQARLEEQLKKANQEKLAIEKELEERAERERIEKEVQIRLVKERLERERQEKLAKELKSEKERAEKERIEKEVQARVEKERLERERREKLAREQELEKEAKEKLAQEKATEERRQQEIQKADNEIHERAKKEKEVEEARERLAQLQRAVEAKNAAQGAQREDGEALKKGGRDLKEKVGAPADPREDADDGAIKAEAHPQGSQEKVRDQGEMDLRRRRREVGPREDGEPPEKPGVSRGVPGLEPLLELGGSDLHAALEEQLLAGAMVHTRQIKQVSADKETK; encoded by the exons GCAGGTGCTGCCGACCTACGACAGCCTGGATGAGCCGTCCGTCAAACGCATGAGCACCATCTTCACCTCGGCCCTCAACGTAGTCACCATCTTCTACATCACC GTGGGCTTCTTCGGCTACGTCAGCTTCACCGAGAACATCGCGGGCAACGTGTTGATGAACTTCCCGTCCAACCTGGTGACAGAGATGATCCGGGTGGGCTTCATGATGTCTGTGGCCGTCGGATTCCCCATGATGATCTTGCCGTGTCGCCAGGCCATCAACACCATGCTTTttgagcagcag CAGAAGGATGGGACGTTCGCTGCCGGGGGATACATGCCTCCTCTGCGCTTCAAGATGATCACCCTCTGCATTGTGTTTGGCACCATGCTGGGAGGCATTCTCATCCCCAACG TGGAAACCATTTTGGGTCTGACTGGAGCCACCATGGGCAGCCTCATCTGCTTCATATGCCCTGCTCTCATCTACAGAAAGATCCAGAAGAACGGCATCATCTCTCAG CTGGTGCTTTGGGTGGGTCTGGGCATCCTCCTGGTCAGCACCTTTACCACCCTCTCGATCTCGGCCAGGAGCCCCGGGGTCAAAGTTcaagctcctcctcctccagcacctGACAAGAACAACCTGCCGCTACCAGACCTCCCTCAGCTCCACG ATATGCCTCCAAACAAGAAGCCAGTGGAGATAGAAAAACCAGACCTCCCAGCTGATGAGGTGGTACAACCGGTGAAGAGGGACCCGGTTGAACCCCCTCAGATTAAAGGACCAGTGGAACAAcctgagaagaagaaggaggaagaggtgcAGTTGGACCGTCCCGATGCCG GTGTCGCAGTGCCAGAGGCAGAAGCGCATCGCCATGAACCACCCATCCCTCACGACGAGGTCCAGGTAGACACAAGAAAGAACAAtgcagagctggaggaggacaATAAACAGCCGGTCAACCCtgcaggaggaggtgaggaagaaCCCAATAGAGATGAAGAGCATGCTGTggaggaagagggaaaaaaagaggccaAGGATGAAGAGAAACTGAAGCCTGTACAGGCGGTTGTGAGGAAAGAGGAAGTGGACATTGGCGGTGGTGAAGTCTTGTCCAACGAGGTACTGGAGAAGCCAGTTGGAGAAGCGGGCAAAAAGCGAGATGTTCCCGCGCTGAAAGAAGCAGAGAAGCTAGATCCTTTGAAAGATGCTGGAAACGCAGCAGCTGTAGGGGAGCAAGTCGACAAAGTGGACAAAGCTGTAGTTGCTGTGGGGAAAA TTCCACCACCTGAAGGAGAGCATCGCCCCGTTGCAGACGATCCTCCGGCCGCGGACAGCAAAGATGCAGCGGATGAGAAGATGGAGG TGATAAAAAAGCTGGTTGCAG AGGGCCAGCTGGACCACGCGGTGCTACTGCAGGTGatcaagcagcagcaggagcaacAGAAGAGACTTCTTGACCAGCAGGAAAAACTGCTGGCTGTCATAGAAGAGCAACACAAGGAATTCCACCAGAAACAGCCTGCTG GGGCTGCTCAAGAAGGCGAGACAGAGAAAGGCATCCAGGAACACTTGGAGGCGATGGAAGGTGGAGCAGCAAAGCCCAAAGACTCTGGTCTGGCCTCAGAATTGAAGCAGCCCAAGGACGAAGCTGGAGCAGTTGAGCCTCACGCAGCTATGGCCCAGAATCAAGCTCAGGTTGGGGATAAGGCTGCTGAGGTTGGGGATGTTAAAGTAGTTGCTCCAGCAGCTTACAAAGAGGATGACCCTGCTAACCCTGTTGTACCCGGAGGAGAATCCCATAAGCAGATAGAGCTGGGGGCGAGGGGAGTGCCACTGGGAAAGAAAAAACCTGACGACCGTCAGCTCGTACCTCAGAATGAACAGGTTGCCCAACTTAAACATGAGGAAAGCAACCtagatgaagaaaaagagaaaattaaaaatgaaatcataGAGAACGAGGTTCAGGCAAGACTGGAAGAACAGCTTAAGAAGGCGAATCAGGAAAAGCTGGCCATAGAGAAGGAGTTGGAGGAGAgggcagaaagagaaaggatAGAAAAAGAGGTGCAGATAAGATTAGTAAAAGAACGactggagagggagagacaggaaaAGCTAGCCAAAGAACTGAAGTCGGAGAAGGAGAGAGCTGAGAAAGAGAGGATAGAGAAAGAAGTGCAGGCAAGGGTGGAGAAAGAGCGactggagagggagaggagagagaagctgGCCCGAGAACAGGAGCTGGAGAAAGAGGCAAAAGAGAAACTCGCACAGGAGAAGGCTACAGAAGAGAGACGCCAGCAGGAGATTCAGAAAGCAGACAATGAAATACATGAGAGAgcgaagaaagaaaaggaggtggaggaggcgCGTGAGAGGCTGGCCCAGCTGCAGAGAGCTGTAGAAGCCAAAAACGCAGCGCAGGGGGCTCAGAGAGAAGACGGCGAAGCTTtgaagaaaggaggaagagaccTCAAAGAGAAAGTCGGCGCTCCGGCGGATCCCAGGGAGGACGCGGACGACGGGGCCATCAAAGCCGAGGCTCACCCCCAGGGCTCCCAGGAGAAGGTGAGGGACCAGGGAGAGATGGATCTAAGGCGGAGGCGCAGGGAAGTGGGACCCAGAGAGGATGGAGAGCCCCCGGAGAAGCCTGGGGTGTCCAGGGGGGTGCCTGGGCTGGAACCCCTGCTGGAGCTGGGGGGCTCAGACCTACATGCGGCCCTGGAGGAGCAGCTACTGGCCGGGGCGATGGTGCACACAAGGCAGATTAAGCAAGTCTCAGCGGATAAGGAGACGAAATAA